In Dermacentor variabilis isolate Ectoservices chromosome 7, ASM5094787v1, whole genome shotgun sequence, a genomic segment contains:
- the LOC142587006 gene encoding uncharacterized protein LOC142587006 isoform X2, whose amino-acid sequence MRWKSIFTILLLGVYATRISGRTLRGSSAAHAHGRGAAFCEPMNCPIGKKYNCLIKAAHSYKQCVFHLQACHVAWQSVCNGLYYTLHCCSAANRCICHCDPKYSG is encoded by the exons ATGCGGTGGAAAAGTATTTTCACAATCCTGCTTCTGGGCGTATATGCCACAAGGATTTCAG GACGGACGCTCAGAGGCAGTAGTGCGGCGCACGCACATGGACGAG GCGCCGCTTTTTGTGAGCCAATGAACTGCCCCATTGGGAAAAAATACAACTGCCTCATAAAGGCTGCTCACAGCTACAAGCAATGTG TGTTTCATCTCCAGGCTTGCCACGTAGCATGGCAAAGCGTGTGCAATGGCCTTTACTACACCCTCCACTGTTGTAGTGCAGCCAACAGATGCATTTGTCATTGCG
- the LOC142587006 gene encoding uncharacterized protein LOC142587006 isoform X1, whose translation MVYHGKVKAKGSMELVTTNVYFCSRSGTRCGYVIGTMRWKSIFTILLLGVYATRISGRTLRGSSAAHAHGRGAAFCEPMNCPIGKKYNCLIKAAHSYKQCVFHLQACHVAWQSVCNGLYYTLHCCSAANRCICHCDPKYSG comes from the exons ATGGTTTATCATGGAAAGGTAAAAGCTAAAG GCAGTATGGAGCTCGTTACAACGAACGTCTATTTCTGTTCTAGGAGTGGCACTCGGTGTGGCTATGTTATAGGAACCATGCGGTGGAAAAGTATTTTCACAATCCTGCTTCTGGGCGTATATGCCACAAGGATTTCAG GACGGACGCTCAGAGGCAGTAGTGCGGCGCACGCACATGGACGAG GCGCCGCTTTTTGTGAGCCAATGAACTGCCCCATTGGGAAAAAATACAACTGCCTCATAAAGGCTGCTCACAGCTACAAGCAATGTG TGTTTCATCTCCAGGCTTGCCACGTAGCATGGCAAAGCGTGTGCAATGGCCTTTACTACACCCTCCACTGTTGTAGTGCAGCCAACAGATGCATTTGTCATTGCG